In the Pseudomonas sp. DTU_2021_1001937_2_SI_NGA_ILE_001 genome, one interval contains:
- the pdxB gene encoding 4-phosphoerythronate dehydrogenase PdxB, producing the protein MQIVADENIPLLDAFFAGFGSIRRLPGRAIDRAAVADADILLVRSITPVTLELLAGSPVRFVGTCTIGTDHLDLDYFAEAAIGWSSAPGCNARGVVDYVLGSLLTLAELEGVKLDSRTYGVVGAGQVGGRLVEVLRGLGWTVLVCDPPRQQTEGGDYVSLEQIIEQCDVISLHTPLQRSGEHPSWHLLDRERLQRLRQGAWLINASRGAVVNNQALYEVMLERDDLQAVLDVWEGEPQVHVPLAELCTLATPHIAGYSLDGRQRGTEQIYQALCRFLGVAPSIRLHDLLPRPWLAQVTLDGASDPAWALAMVCRGVYDPRRDDADFRRTLEGDVHSQRQAFDALRKHYPPRREIDALRVRLEGDGEALAQLRQWMTALGTQLG; encoded by the coding sequence ATGCAGATCGTCGCTGATGAAAATATCCCGCTGCTCGACGCGTTCTTCGCCGGCTTCGGTTCCATCCGCCGCTTGCCGGGGCGCGCCATCGACCGTGCGGCGGTGGCCGACGCCGACATCCTGCTGGTGCGTTCGATCACCCCGGTGACCCTTGAGCTGCTCGCTGGCAGCCCGGTGCGTTTCGTTGGCACCTGCACCATCGGCACCGACCACCTCGACCTGGACTATTTCGCCGAAGCCGCTATTGGCTGGTCCAGCGCGCCGGGTTGCAATGCCCGTGGCGTGGTCGATTACGTGCTGGGCAGCCTGTTGACCCTGGCCGAGCTGGAAGGCGTGAAGCTGGACAGCCGCACCTACGGTGTGGTGGGCGCCGGTCAGGTGGGTGGCCGTCTGGTCGAGGTGCTGCGCGGCCTGGGCTGGACGGTGCTGGTCTGCGACCCGCCGCGTCAGCAGACCGAGGGCGGCGACTACGTGAGCCTGGAGCAGATCATCGAGCAATGTGATGTGATCAGCCTGCACACCCCGCTGCAGCGCAGCGGCGAGCACCCCAGCTGGCATTTGCTCGACCGTGAACGCTTGCAGCGCCTGCGCCAAGGGGCCTGGCTGATCAATGCCAGCCGTGGCGCGGTGGTGAACAACCAGGCGCTCTACGAGGTGATGCTGGAGCGTGACGACCTGCAGGCGGTGCTGGATGTCTGGGAGGGCGAGCCACAGGTGCATGTGCCGCTGGCCGAACTCTGCACCCTGGCCACGCCACACATTGCCGGCTACAGCCTGGATGGCCGGCAGCGCGGTACCGAGCAGATCTACCAGGCCCTGTGCCGCTTCCTCGGTGTGGCGCCGAGCATTCGTCTGCACGACCTGCTGCCGCGTCCCTGGCTGGCCCAGGTGACCCTGGACGGCGCCAGCGACCCGGCCTGGGCCCTGGCGATGGTCTGCCGGGGTGTCTATGACCCGCGCCGTGACGATGCCGATTTCCGACGCACGCTGGAAGGCGATGTGCACAGCCAGCGTCAGGCCTTCGACGCGCTGCGCAAGCATTACCCGCCGCGCCGCGAGATCGACGCGTTGCGGGTGCGGCTGGAAGGCGATGGCGAGGCGCTGGCTCAGTTGCGCCAATGGATGACCGCGCTGGGCACTCAGCTCGGTTAG
- the tusA gene encoding sulfurtransferase TusA, giving the protein MPEPIEHLTVDATLDATGLNCPEPVMMLHQKVRDLPASGLLKVIATDPSTQRDIPKFCVFLGHELVAQRAEADTYLYWIRKKAD; this is encoded by the coding sequence ATGCCTGAACCCATCGAACACCTCACCGTCGACGCGACCCTGGACGCCACCGGCCTGAATTGCCCGGAGCCGGTGATGATGCTGCACCAGAAAGTCCGCGACCTGCCGGCCAGCGGCCTGCTCAAGGTCATCGCCACCGACCCCTCCACGCAGCGCGACATCCCCAAGTTCTGCGTATTTCTGGGTCATGAGCTGGTCGCGCAACGCGCCGAAGCCGACACCTACCTGTACTGGATCCGCAAGAAAGCCGACTGA
- the rlmM gene encoding 23S rRNA (cytidine(2498)-2'-O)-methyltransferase RlmM, protein MNTLFMHCRPGFEGEVCSEIADIAARLDVAGYAKAKPDSACAQFICLEPGGAQRLMQGQRFEQLIFPRQWARGAFVELPESDRISVLLAQLQDYPVCGSLWLEVLDTNDGKELSTFCRKFEVPLRKALTQAGRLRDDPRLPRLLLTFKSGREVFLGLAEAGNHAMWPMGIARLKFPREAPSRSTLKLEEAWHHFIPREQWDTRLSDDMTGVDLGASPGGWTYQLVRRGMLVTAIDNGPMAESLMETGLVQHLMTDGFTWKPRQTVDWMVCDIVEKPARSAALLETWLGEGLCREAVVNLKLPMKQRYAEVRRLLERIEEGFKTRGVKVSIGCKQLYHDREEVTCHLRRLDLTRA, encoded by the coding sequence ATGAATACGCTGTTTATGCACTGCCGACCCGGCTTCGAAGGCGAAGTCTGCTCGGAAATCGCCGATATCGCTGCACGTCTTGACGTGGCCGGCTACGCCAAGGCCAAGCCGGACAGCGCCTGTGCGCAGTTCATCTGCCTGGAGCCCGGCGGTGCGCAACGGTTGATGCAGGGCCAGCGTTTCGAGCAGTTGATCTTCCCCCGGCAATGGGCCCGCGGGGCCTTTGTCGAACTGCCGGAAAGCGACCGCATCAGCGTGTTGCTGGCGCAGCTGCAGGACTACCCGGTGTGCGGCAGCCTGTGGTTGGAGGTGCTGGACACCAATGACGGCAAGGAACTCTCGACCTTCTGCCGCAAGTTCGAGGTGCCGCTGCGCAAGGCCCTGACCCAGGCCGGGCGCCTGCGCGACGACCCACGGCTGCCGCGCCTGTTGCTGACCTTCAAGAGTGGTCGCGAGGTGTTCCTCGGTCTCGCCGAGGCCGGTAACCATGCCATGTGGCCGATGGGCATTGCGCGTCTGAAGTTTCCCCGCGAGGCACCCAGCCGTTCGACCCTCAAGCTGGAGGAGGCCTGGCACCATTTCATTCCCCGTGAGCAGTGGGACACGCGGTTGTCCGATGACATGACCGGCGTCGATCTGGGCGCCTCACCCGGCGGCTGGACCTATCAGCTGGTGCGTCGCGGCATGCTGGTGACCGCCATCGACAACGGGCCGATGGCCGAAAGCCTGATGGAAACCGGGCTGGTGCAGCACCTGATGACCGACGGTTTCACCTGGAAGCCACGGCAGACCGTCGACTGGATGGTCTGTGACATTGTCGAGAAGCCCGCGCGCAGCGCCGCACTGCTGGAAACCTGGCTGGGCGAGGGCCTGTGCCGCGAGGCCGTGGTCAACCTCAAGCTGCCGATGAAGCAGCGCTACGCTGAAGTACGGCGCCTGCTCGAGCGTATCGAGGAGGGCTTCAAGACCCGTGGCGTGAAAGTGTCGATCGGCTGCAAGCAGCTGTATCACGACCGCGAGGAAGTGACCTGCCACCTGCGCCGCCTGGACCTGACGCGGGCCTGA
- the acnA gene encoding aconitate hydratase AcnA, translating into MPSLDSLKSQKTLAIQDKTYHYFSLPEAARSLGELDRLPMSLKVLLENLLRWEDGQTVTGDDLKALAGWLKERRSDREIQYRPARVLMQDFTGVPAVVDLAAMRDAVAKAGGDPQRINPLSPVDLVIDHSVMVDTYGSDDAFAENVAIEMQRNGERYAFLRWGQSAFDNFSVVPPGTGICHQVNLEYLGRTVWTKEEDGRTYAFPDTLVGTDSHTTMINGLGVLGWGVGGIEAEAAMLGQPVSMLIPEVIGFKLTGKLKEGITATDLVLTVTQMLRKKGVVGKFVEFYGDGLAELPLADRATIANMAPEYGATCGFFPVDDVTLDYLRLSGRPAETVELVEAYCKAQGLWRLPGQEPVFTDTLELDMGEVQASLAGPKRPQDRVPLPQVAKAFEDFLGLQVKPAQVEEGRLESEGGGGVAVGNAELVSGEAEYEYNGQSYRLKNGAVVIAAITSCTNTSNPSVMMAAGLLAKKAVEKGLQRKPWVKSSLAPGSKVVTDYYRAAGLTPYLDKLGFDLVGYGCTTCIGNSGPLLEPIEKAIQRSDLTVASVLSGNRNFEGRVHPLVKTNWLASPPLVVAYALAGNVRVDLSRDPLGEGSDGQPVYLRDIWPSQQEIAEAVSQVDTAMFRKEYAEVFAGDEQWQAIEVPQAATYVWQDDSTYIQNPPFFADVAGPLPVIEDIREARILALLGDSVTTDHISPAGNIKADSPAGRYLREKGVEPKDFNSYGSRRGNHEVMMRGTFANIRIRNEMLGGEEGGYTLHVPSDEKLPIFDASMRYQQEGTPLVIVAGQEYGTGSSRDWAAKGTNLLGVKAVIAESFERIHRSNLVGMGVLPLQFKAPHDRKSLGLTGREILSIKGLTQAELRPGMDLTLNIRFEDGRQQDIELLCRIDTLNEVEYFKAGGILHYVLRQLIAA; encoded by the coding sequence ATGCCCTCCCTCGATAGCCTGAAAAGCCAGAAGACACTGGCCATCCAAGACAAGACCTACCATTACTTCAGCCTGCCGGAGGCCGCCCGCAGCCTTGGCGAGCTGGACCGCCTGCCGATGTCGCTCAAGGTGCTGCTGGAAAACCTGCTGCGCTGGGAAGACGGCCAGACCGTCACCGGTGACGACCTCAAGGCCCTGGCCGGCTGGCTCAAGGAGCGCCGCTCGGACCGCGAGATTCAGTACCGCCCGGCGCGGGTGCTGATGCAGGACTTCACTGGCGTGCCGGCGGTGGTTGACCTGGCCGCCATGCGCGACGCGGTGGCCAAGGCCGGCGGCGATCCGCAGCGCATCAATCCCCTGTCACCGGTGGACCTGGTGATCGACCACTCGGTGATGGTCGACACCTATGGCAGCGATGACGCCTTCGCCGAAAACGTGGCCATTGAAATGCAGCGCAACGGCGAGCGCTACGCCTTCCTGCGCTGGGGCCAGAGCGCCTTCGACAACTTCAGCGTGGTGCCGCCGGGCACCGGCATCTGTCACCAGGTGAACCTGGAATACCTGGGCCGCACGGTGTGGACCAAAGAGGAAGACGGCCGCACCTACGCCTTCCCGGACACCCTGGTGGGCACCGACTCGCACACCACCATGATCAACGGCCTGGGTGTGCTGGGCTGGGGCGTCGGCGGCATCGAGGCGGAAGCGGCGATGCTCGGCCAGCCGGTGTCGATGCTGATTCCCGAAGTGATCGGCTTCAAGCTCACCGGCAAGCTCAAGGAAGGCATCACCGCCACCGACCTGGTGCTGACCGTGACCCAGATGTTGCGCAAGAAGGGTGTGGTGGGCAAATTCGTCGAATTCTATGGCGACGGCCTGGCCGAGCTGCCCCTGGCCGACCGCGCCACCATCGCCAACATGGCGCCGGAATATGGCGCCACCTGCGGTTTCTTCCCGGTGGACGACGTGACCCTGGACTACCTGCGCCTGTCCGGCCGCCCCGCCGAAACCGTCGAGCTGGTCGAGGCCTACTGCAAGGCCCAGGGCCTGTGGCGCCTGCCGGGCCAGGAGCCGGTGTTCACCGACACCTTGGAACTGGACATGGGTGAAGTACAGGCCAGCCTGGCCGGCCCCAAGCGTCCGCAAGACCGCGTCCCCCTGCCCCAGGTCGCCAAGGCCTTCGAAGATTTCCTGGGCCTGCAGGTCAAGCCGGCGCAGGTCGAAGAAGGTCGCCTGGAGAGCGAAGGCGGTGGCGGTGTGGCAGTGGGTAATGCCGAGCTGGTATCGGGTGAAGCCGAATATGAATACAACGGCCAGAGCTACCGGTTGAAGAACGGTGCGGTGGTCATCGCGGCCATCACTTCCTGCACCAACACCTCCAACCCCAGCGTGATGATGGCTGCTGGCCTGCTGGCCAAGAAAGCGGTGGAAAAGGGCCTGCAACGCAAGCCCTGGGTGAAGAGTTCGCTGGCACCCGGCTCCAAGGTGGTCACCGACTACTACCGCGCCGCCGGGCTGACCCCTTACCTCGACAAGCTCGGCTTCGACCTGGTCGGCTACGGCTGCACCACCTGCATCGGCAACTCCGGCCCGCTGCTGGAGCCCATCGAGAAGGCCATCCAGCGCTCGGACCTGACCGTCGCCTCGGTGCTGTCGGGCAACCGCAACTTCGAAGGCCGCGTGCATCCGCTGGTCAAGACCAACTGGCTGGCCTCCCCGCCCCTGGTGGTCGCCTACGCCCTGGCCGGCAATGTACGGGTCGACCTGAGCCGCGATCCCCTCGGTGAAGGCAGCGACGGCCAGCCGGTGTACCTGCGCGATATCTGGCCGAGCCAACAGGAGATCGCCGAGGCGGTCAGCCAGGTCGACACCGCGATGTTCCGCAAGGAGTATGCGGAGGTCTTCGCCGGCGACGAGCAATGGCAGGCCATCGAAGTACCGCAAGCCGCCACTTATGTCTGGCAGGACGACTCCACCTACATCCAGAACCCGCCGTTCTTCGCAGACGTGGCCGGCCCGCTGCCGGTGATCGAGGACATCCGCGAGGCGCGCATTCTCGCCCTGCTCGGCGACTCGGTGACCACCGACCACATTTCCCCGGCTGGCAACATCAAGGCCGACAGCCCGGCGGGCCGCTACCTGCGCGAGAAGGGTGTGGAGCCCAAGGACTTCAACTCCTATGGGTCGCGACGCGGCAACCACGAGGTGATGATGCGCGGTACCTTCGCCAACATCCGCATTCGCAACGAAATGCTCGGCGGCGAGGAAGGCGGCTACACCCTGCATGTGCCCAGCGACGAAAAACTGCCGATCTTCGATGCCTCGATGCGCTACCAGCAGGAAGGCACGCCCCTGGTGATCGTCGCCGGGCAGGAGTACGGCACCGGTTCCAGCCGCGACTGGGCGGCCAAGGGCACCAACCTGTTGGGGGTCAAGGCGGTGATCGCCGAGAGCTTCGAGCGTATCCACCGCTCCAATCTGGTGGGCATGGGCGTGCTGCCGTTGCAGTTCAAGGCGCCGCATGACCGCAAGAGCCTGGGGCTGACCGGGCGCGAAATCCTGAGCATCAAGGGGCTGACCCAGGCCGAGCTGCGCCCCGGTATGGACCTGACCCTGAACATTCGCTTCGAGGACGGCCGCCAGCAGGACATCGAACTGCTGTGCCGCATCGACACCCTCAATGAAGTGGAGTACTTCAAGGCCGGTGGCATCCTGCACTACGTGCTGCGCCAGCTGATCGCCGCCTGA
- a CDS encoding CPBP family intramembrane glutamic endopeptidase, producing MALHAGQPSLATLFPMALLAVAGAAVRAHRPGLVRRLGHGLFVVTALGLALHLWPGFNSASIMPEGASSPGAQPFITHLNLDKPLIGLWLLLACPWLFQRAIDSSWRRSLSIALGTSTLCLTLACVMGVTAWAPKWPDYAWLWLANNLLLVVITEELLFRGYLQGALQSALQHRCHNRALGRILPIAITALLFGLAHAGGGWAWVMLAGLAGVGYGLAWNQGGPWAAIGAHFLLNLVHFSLFAYPMLNR from the coding sequence ATGGCCCTGCATGCGGGGCAGCCGAGTCTGGCGACACTCTTTCCCATGGCATTGCTGGCAGTGGCCGGTGCGGCCGTGCGGGCACATCGGCCAGGCCTCGTTCGCAGGCTGGGCCATGGCCTGTTCGTGGTCACCGCCCTGGGGCTGGCGTTGCACCTGTGGCCGGGCTTCAACAGCGCGTCGATCATGCCCGAGGGCGCTTCCAGCCCCGGCGCGCAGCCTTTCATCACGCACCTGAACCTCGACAAGCCGCTCATCGGTCTGTGGCTGCTGCTGGCCTGCCCGTGGCTCTTCCAGCGCGCCATCGACTCGTCCTGGCGGCGCTCGCTGTCGATCGCTCTGGGCACCTCCACGCTGTGCCTGACCCTGGCCTGCGTCATGGGCGTAACGGCCTGGGCCCCGAAATGGCCGGACTACGCCTGGTTGTGGTTGGCCAACAACCTGCTGCTGGTGGTCATCACCGAAGAGCTGCTGTTTCGCGGCTATCTTCAGGGCGCCTTGCAAAGCGCGCTGCAACATCGCTGTCACAATCGAGCCCTGGGGCGCATACTGCCCATCGCCATCACGGCCCTGCTGTTCGGCCTGGCCCATGCCGGAGGGGGCTGGGCCTGGGTAATGCTGGCGGGGCTGGCCGGCGTGGGCTACGGATTGGCCTGGAACCAGGGCGGGCCATGGGCTGCCATCGGTGCGCATTTCCTGCTCAACCTGGTGCATTTCAGCCTGTTCGCCTACCCCATGCTGAATCGATAA
- a CDS encoding methyl-accepting chemotaxis protein — translation MRNNQPVTQRERTVAADQRLISTTDTKGVITYCNEAFQEISGFTQQELLKSPHNLVRHPDVPAAVFEHMWSTLKAGQPWMGIVKNRCKNGDHYWVNAYVTPILESGKVVGYESVRVKPTSEQVRRAQALYARINAGKPAVPRRDKWLPVLQDWLPFILVSQVGFLIGAWLDSHWGFICAAALSVPLGLLGLSWQQRGIKRLLRLAEQTTSDALIAQMYTDSRGPQARLEMSILSQDARLKTCLTRLQDTAEHLNIQARQSNDLANASSAGLERQRVETEQVAAAINQMAATTQQVASHVQSAASATQQANELTRRGRDIAGETRDAIQRLSTAVGETGLTVTQLAKDSDEIGGVVDVIKGIADQTNLLALNAAIEAARAGEMGRGFAVVADEVRQLAQRTSESTGQIHGLIAKLQQTANNAVQTMDAGHRQAEEGVARVLEADQALVGISEAVANITDMATQIAAATDQQTSVADEISQNIANIAQLADQTADGAQRSAQLSAELTHTANSQYSLVERFNR, via the coding sequence ATGCGCAACAACCAGCCCGTCACTCAACGTGAGCGAACCGTCGCCGCCGATCAGCGGCTGATCTCCACCACCGACACCAAGGGCGTGATCACCTATTGCAACGAAGCCTTCCAGGAAATCAGCGGCTTCACCCAGCAGGAACTGCTCAAGTCCCCGCACAACCTGGTACGCCACCCCGACGTACCGGCCGCGGTGTTCGAGCACATGTGGAGCACGTTGAAGGCCGGTCAGCCGTGGATGGGCATCGTCAAGAACCGCTGCAAGAACGGCGACCATTACTGGGTCAACGCCTACGTCACGCCGATCCTGGAAAGCGGCAAGGTGGTGGGCTACGAGTCGGTGCGGGTCAAGCCAACCAGCGAACAGGTGCGCCGCGCCCAGGCGCTGTATGCGCGCATCAACGCCGGCAAGCCCGCCGTGCCAAGGCGCGACAAATGGCTGCCGGTGCTGCAGGACTGGCTGCCGTTCATCCTGGTCAGCCAGGTCGGTTTCCTGATCGGCGCCTGGCTCGACTCGCATTGGGGCTTCATCTGCGCCGCCGCTCTCTCGGTACCACTGGGCTTGCTGGGCTTGAGCTGGCAGCAACGCGGCATCAAGCGCTTGCTGCGCCTGGCCGAGCAGACCACCTCCGACGCGCTGATCGCGCAGATGTACACCGACAGCCGCGGCCCCCAGGCGCGCCTGGAGATGTCGATCCTCAGCCAGGATGCGCGCCTTAAGACCTGTCTGACCCGCCTGCAGGACACCGCCGAGCACCTCAACATCCAAGCTCGCCAGTCCAACGACCTGGCCAATGCCAGCTCTGCGGGCCTGGAGCGTCAGCGTGTGGAAACCGAGCAGGTGGCCGCCGCGATCAACCAGATGGCCGCCACCACTCAACAGGTGGCCAGCCACGTGCAGAGCGCCGCCAGTGCCACCCAGCAGGCCAACGAGCTGACCCGTCGGGGTCGCGACATTGCCGGGGAGACCCGCGACGCGATCCAGCGGCTGTCCACCGCCGTTGGTGAAACCGGCCTGACCGTGACCCAGCTGGCCAAGGACAGCGACGAGATCGGCGGCGTGGTGGATGTGATCAAGGGCATCGCCGACCAGACCAACCTGCTGGCCCTCAACGCCGCCATCGAAGCCGCCCGCGCCGGTGAAATGGGCCGCGGTTTTGCCGTGGTGGCCGACGAAGTACGCCAGCTGGCACAACGCACCAGCGAATCGACCGGGCAGATCCACGGGCTGATCGCCAAGCTGCAGCAGACCGCCAACAACGCCGTGCAGACCATGGATGCCGGCCATCGCCAGGCCGAAGAAGGCGTGGCCCGGGTGCTGGAAGCGGACCAGGCGTTGGTGGGCATCAGCGAGGCGGTGGCCAACATCACCGACATGGCCACGCAGATCGCCGCCGCCACCGACCAACAGACCTCGGTCGCCGATGAAATCAGCCAGAACATCGCCAACATCGCCCAGCTCGCGGACCAGACCGCCGACGGCGCCCAGCGCTCGGCTCAGCTCAGTGCCGAGCTGACCCATACGGCCAATTCGCAATACTCGCTGGTGGAGCGGTTCAACCGCTGA
- a CDS encoding autotransporter outer membrane beta-barrel domain-containing protein, with translation MVDSWGVLPTTADIEVRNGSRLLSSINVLAEARRESTLNLTVDDSVLSGDLLADDTSTINLVLQNNARLTGDIVGGDQVAVASGARWTLTGDNEIGTLTLDGGGVDFGTGSFKELVMSSLSGNGHFAMRVDLDQGDGDLLWVEGPATGQFGLHVRNTGSEAVTPELEPLLLVHTEGGDAQFSLTGERVDLGAFSYQLQQQGNDWFIVGDDRRISPSTASALALFNAAPSIWMSELNSLRSRIGEVRGAGAAGGWMRSYGSRLEATTGDGVDYRQKQRGFSLGADAPVPVANGQLSLGVLVGHSRSDLDLNHGTTGSVDSVYLGGYGTWLSEQGYYVDAVLKLNHLRNKSKVAMSDSGRAKGSYDTLAAGASVELGRHVKLADGWFVEPFTQLAAVNVSGDRYQLDNGLRASNDHTRSVLGKVGASLGRDIALKDGGVLQPYVRLAAAQEFSRRNPVEVNGHRFDNDLFGSRLEAGAGVSVSLSERLQLQADFDYMNGKRIEQPWGANLGLRLAF, from the coding sequence ATGGTCGACAGTTGGGGTGTCCTGCCCACAACGGCCGACATCGAAGTACGCAACGGCTCCCGCCTGCTGTCGAGTATCAATGTGCTGGCCGAAGCGCGCAGGGAGTCCACCCTCAACCTCACCGTCGACGACAGCGTGCTCAGCGGTGACCTGCTCGCCGACGACACCAGCACCATCAACCTGGTATTGCAGAACAACGCCCGGCTGACCGGCGACATCGTCGGCGGTGACCAGGTCGCCGTGGCGTCCGGTGCGCGCTGGACGCTGACCGGCGACAATGAAATCGGCACCCTGACACTCGACGGCGGTGGCGTGGACTTCGGCACCGGGTCGTTCAAGGAACTGGTGATGAGCTCACTCTCTGGCAACGGTCATTTCGCCATGCGCGTCGACCTGGACCAGGGCGACGGCGACCTGCTCTGGGTCGAGGGGCCGGCCACCGGCCAGTTCGGTCTGCACGTGCGCAACACCGGCAGCGAAGCGGTGACCCCGGAGCTGGAACCGCTGCTGCTCGTGCATACCGAAGGCGGTGATGCGCAGTTCAGCCTGACGGGTGAGCGGGTCGACCTGGGCGCTTTCTCCTACCAGTTGCAACAGCAGGGTAACGACTGGTTCATCGTCGGTGATGACCGGCGTATCAGCCCGTCTACGGCCAGCGCCCTGGCGCTGTTCAACGCGGCGCCGAGCATCTGGATGAGCGAGCTGAACAGCTTGCGCAGCCGCATCGGCGAGGTACGTGGCGCTGGCGCGGCGGGCGGCTGGATGCGCAGCTACGGCAGCCGCCTGGAGGCCACCACCGGTGATGGCGTCGACTACCGGCAGAAGCAGCGTGGTTTCAGCCTGGGCGCCGACGCGCCGGTGCCGGTCGCCAACGGGCAACTGTCGCTGGGCGTGCTGGTGGGTCACAGCCGCTCCGACCTGGACCTCAACCACGGCACCACCGGCAGCGTCGACAGCGTGTACCTGGGGGGCTACGGCACCTGGTTGTCCGAGCAGGGCTACTACGTGGATGCCGTGCTCAAGCTCAACCACCTGCGCAACAAGTCCAAAGTGGCAATGAGCGACAGCGGCCGCGCCAAGGGCAGCTACGACACCCTGGCCGCTGGCGCCTCGGTGGAGTTGGGGCGCCATGTGAAGCTGGCCGATGGCTGGTTCGTCGAGCCGTTCACGCAACTGGCGGCGGTCAATGTCAGTGGTGACCGCTACCAGCTGGACAACGGCTTGCGCGCCAGCAACGACCATACCCGTTCGGTACTGGGCAAGGTCGGTGCCTCGCTGGGTCGTGACATTGCCCTCAAGGATGGCGGTGTGCTGCAGCCGTATGTACGCCTGGCCGCTGCGCAGGAGTTTTCGCGGCGCAATCCGGTCGAGGTCAATGGCCACCGCTTCGACAACGACCTGTTTGGCTCGCGGCTGGAAGCCGGTGCCGGGGTCTCGGTGTCGCTGTCCGAACGCCTGCAACTGCAGGCCGACTTCGACTACATGAACGGCAAGCGCATCGAGCAGCCCTGGGGCGCCAACCTGGGCCTGCGCCTGGCGTTCTGA